A window from Centropristis striata isolate RG_2023a ecotype Rhode Island chromosome 2, C.striata_1.0, whole genome shotgun sequence encodes these proteins:
- the LOC131981938 gene encoding guanylyl cyclase-activating protein 2-like, translating to MGQVQSGADKEVTLEHIQELYRKFASECPSGNLHLHEFKRIFGINSNSTEEEAAYMENVFRSFDTNKDGKIDFLEYVAALHLVLRGKLEDKLKWSFKVYDRDGNGCLDRQEVRHIVKIINKIKRHNDPSIPGNIEDICDRIFDLVDKNNDSQISLEEFIEGAEKDPWVMDQLKLDIGPCDWFIEQQEKKT from the exons ATGGGTCAGGTACAGAGTGGTGCAGACAAGGAAGTCACTCTCGAGCACATCCAGGAGCTCTACCGCAAGTTTGCGAGTGAATGCCCAAGTGGAAACCTGCACCTACACGAGTTCAAGAGAATCTTTGGAATAAACAGCAACTCTACAGAAGAAGAAGCTGCATATATGGAAAATGTGTTTCGATCCTTTGATACAAACAAG GATGGTAAGATAGACTTCCTGGAGTATGTGGCAGCACTGCATCTTGTTCTTCGTGGAAAACTCGAAGACAAACTGAAATGGTCTTTCAAAGTTTATGACAGAGACGGAAACGGCTGCCtggacagacaggaagtcagacacATTGTCAAA ATCATCAACAAGATAAAGAGACACAATGACCCGAGCATCCCGGGGAATATTGAAGATATTTGTGACAGAATATTTGATCTGGTGGACAAGAATAATGACA GTCAGATTTCTTTGGAGGAGTTCATCGAGGGCGCTGAGAAGGACCCGTGGGTGATGGATCAGCTCAAACTGGACATCGGGCCGTGTGATTGGTTCATCGAGCAGCAGGAGAAGAAAACCTGA
- the LOC131983473 gene encoding guanylyl cyclase-activating protein 2-like: MGQEESHSEEVDLAQIQDLCIVFMKECPSGALHLHEFKRIFGVASSCAEESLYIETIFHSFDTNKDNTLDFLEYTAALHLILRGNIEDRLKWSFKMYDRDGNGKLDRQEVKRIIRILYKIKLQTSDVSMTPSEICDRIFELVDNNNDGQISLSEFMQGARKDEWVMNLLKLDVNATGWVIQNCGKLP, from the exons ATGGGACAAGAGGAGAGCCACAGTGAGGAGGTGGACCTGGCTCAGATTCAGGATCTGTGCATCGTTTTCATGAAGGAGTGTCCGAGCGGCGCCCTGCACCTGCACGAGTTCAAGAGGATCTTCGGGGTGGCGAGCAGCTGTGCAGAGGAATCCCTCTACATCGAGACAATATTCCACTCCTTTGACAcaaacaag GACAACACACTTGATTTCCTCGAGTACACGGCAGCACTTCACCTGATCTTACGGGGGAATATTGAGGATCGGCTCAAGTGGTCCTTCAAGATGTACGACAGGGACGGGAACGGCAAGCTGGACCGCCAGGAGGTGAAACGCATCATCAGG ATTCTTTACAAAATCAAACTACAGACAAGTGACGTCAGCATGACGCCGTCTGAAATCTGTGACAGGATCTTTGAGCTGGTGGATAACAATAATGACG GTCAGATTTCGCTGTCAGAGTTCATGCAGGGCGCACGGAAGGACGAGTGGGTGATGAACCTGCTGAAGCTGGATGTCAACGCCACCGGCTGGGTCATCCAGAACTGTGGGAAGCTACCGTGA
- the LOC131983501 gene encoding retinal cone rhodopsin-sensitive cGMP 3',5'-cyclic phosphodiesterase subunit gamma-like, which yields MNAAATQGTKAAPPKFKQKESRQFKSKAPKAGQKGFDNDVPGMDGLGDSAVICPWEAFGDMELSDLAQFGIV from the exons ATGAACGCAGCAGCAACACAAGGCACCAAGGCCGCTCCGCCCAAGTTCAAGCAGAAGGAGAGCAGGCAGTTCAAGAGCAAGGCTCCCAAAGCTGGACAGAAGGG gttTGACAACGACGTCCCGGGGATGGATGGACTGGGAG ACTCTGCAGTGATCTGTCCCTGGGAGGCGTTTGGGGACATGGAGCTCAGCGACCTCGCTCAGTTTGGCATCGTGTAG
- the LOC131983492 gene encoding retinal cone rhodopsin-sensitive cGMP 3',5'-cyclic phosphodiesterase subunit gamma-like, producing the protein MNAAAQGSKAAPPKFKQKETRQFKSKAPKAGQKGFDNDVPGMEGLGDSAVICPWEAFGDMELSDLAQFGIV; encoded by the exons ATGAACGCAGCAGCTCAAGGCTCCAAGGCTGCTCCGCCCAAGTTCAAGCAGAAGGAGACGAGACAGTTCAAGAGCAAGGCTCCTAAAGCTGGACAGAAGGG CTTTGACAATGATGTGCCGGGCATGGAGGGTCTTGgag ACTCTGCAGTGATCTGTCCCTGGGAGGCGTTTGGGGACATGGAGCTCAGTGACCTGGCTCAGTTCGGCATTGTGTAG